A segment of the Elaeis guineensis isolate ETL-2024a chromosome 6, EG11, whole genome shotgun sequence genome:
CGTCACGTATGGAAACTTGGAATTCCTCCTCGAATACTGTTTTTTATATAGAAAATGCGTCACTCCATCGTATCGGAAAATGCTTGGAAAAGGGTCGCGTCCTAAAGATTAAACCACGGACCCCTCGCCAATAGCGCGAGGGGCGGCACCGTCTCGGTGGTAGACCGACCAGACCTTTCTTAAGTCGATCGAACTGAGCGCGCGCTATTCCACTCCGCCGCCAGCCCCTCCCTCGCTCACCTCATGTCGACCGGGCGGAGACTGATAAAGAACCGGTCTTTGACGGTGCTCCTGCGCCGCCCCTCGCCCTCCCGCCATGTGTCTACCGCCGCCACAAGCGCACCCCCCGCGGCTGCCGGCGATGGTGGCGGCGGCCACCACGGCGAGGATCACCGCCTACGGTCCCTCGCAACCGCCCAGACGCCCTCCGACGCCCTCCTCGCCTTCCGCTCCCTCGACCCTTCCCTCCGCCGCACCTCCCATTGCAACGACCTCCTCCGCTCCCTCCTCCGCTCCGGCGACCCCGGCCACCGAGCCGAAGCCTTGGCCCTACTCCGCAACATGCTTCGCCCCGACTCCACCTGGCCCCCGGACCGCGTCACCTGTTCGATATTATTCTTTAATCTCTCCAAACGAAGCCAGCCGGTGGAGGACGAATCCCTCGACTTCGTTGTCCAGATGGCCAAGAGGGGAATTTTTCGATCCGATGCCTTCCAATTCACAGAACTCGTCAACAAGCTCTGCTATGGCGGCGGCACGGCCAGGGCTTGGGATTTTGTTCACGCTGTGAAGAACGCCGGCGGTGCCATCGAGACCCCTGTATGCAATGCTCTCCTGGCCGGTCTCGCAAGAGACCGGGAATTCCAaaagatgaatttatttttctccGAGATGAAGGACATGGGTGTTCGCCCCAATGTTGTGACTTTTGGGATCCTTATCAACCATCTGTGCAAGTCCCGCCGCCTCGACGAGGCACTGAAGATGCTCGACGTAATGACAATGCCTGACTCGGAGGTGAGCCCCGATCCGGTCACCTTCAACACCATCATCGATGGGCTCTGCAAGGTGGGCAGGCTCGATGACGCTCTGGCACTGCTTGACCGGATGCGAATCCGACATGGGTGCAGTGCCAATACTGTCACGTATAATAGCCTTATTGATGGGCTCTGCAAGGCCGGCAAGATGGACGAGGCACACGAATTGGTGGCTCGAATGGAGCGAGAAGGCGTTCCTCCTAGTGTGGTCACGCTGAACACTCTTGTATCTGGGATGTGCAGGCATGGCAGGCTTGGCAGTGCCCTGGACTTCTTTCGACAGAAACGTCACACTTGGGCTGATGTTAGAGGCAATGCCGTCACTTATAGCACTCTGATTAGTGCTTTCCTCCATTCCAACAATGTGGGCAAGGCCATGGATTTGTTTGATGAGATGGTTGGTGAGGGATATTCTCCAGATTCGGTTATATATTTTACGCTGATATCTGGATTGAGCCAGATTGGCAGGTTGGAGGATGCATGCTCCATCGTGTCATCCATGAAAAAGAATGGCTTCCAACTCGATACAAAAAGCTACAATATTTTGATAAGTGGGTTCTGTAAGAAGAAGAAACTAGATAAGGCATGCGACATGCTCCAGGAAATGGAGGAGGCTGGACTTCGACCTGATGTCTTCACTTACAACACCTTGATAGCCGCTTCATGCAAAGCTGGGGATTTTCCAGCCGTGGATCAGTTGTTGAACAAGATGGTCGATGATGGCTGCAAGCCTTCCGTGGTCACTTACGGTGCCCTGATCCATGGTTACTGCAAGGCTGGCAATCTTGACGAGGCCTTGAAGAATTTTCAGAACATGGATACTGCTGGAGTGCCCCCCAACACCGTGATATACAACAGTCTTATTGATTCTCTCTGCAAGGATAGGAAGATTGATATTGCAATTTCTCTTATGGATGAGATGCAAAAGAAAGGTGTACCTCCTGATGTTATAACATATAATGCCATATTTAAGGGTCTTTGTGACAGTAATATGTCAGATAAAGCCTTTGAGTTGATGGATCGAATGAGACAAGAAGGATGCAATCCTGATTATGTGACTATGGATATTCTTACAGAATGGTTATCAGCTATTGGTGAGATGGAGAGACTCAGATGTTTTGTGAATGGGAAGGGAATTGCTATCTCACAAAAATAGTCTTGACCAGAAGTGGTCCTCCAATTTTATGGAGCGTATGTACTTTGGTGTTGTTTTCTTTGAACTGAGCTTGTCTGCCATAGAAAACAGAAACAATTTCTACCATGGATGAGCATATGTGTGTGGGAGAGGGATGCTTTGGAGTATATCTTTTATAATTAGCTCCCAGCCTCCCACTGGTTGCAGATGGGCTTACGAGCATATCTGGTTTTTGTTTTTTGTATTTGAGGATTATCTGTTTTTATGGTTGACCATGAGTGGCTGCAGCTGAGGCCACCTGCTGGCTGCAGAGGCTACCTGAAATGTTATGATATCATGTTTTAATAGATATGATGTCCAATTTCCATAAGGTGGAGGAGAAATCTGGATACTCAAAATTTCAGCAGTGTTTGTTGGTATGAGAAAATCCCTTGACCTTTAAGTGATTTCAGTTGTATTCCATTTTGTTTAGATGTGCTTTTGGCAATTCCAAATGTAGTCTTATTATCTTACACATTGCACGGGATACTGGCCTACGGTAATTGCCATCTGGATTCTGAAAAGAGTACCATGACATCTGTTTCTTTTCTGGATCTACTAGAATCTCCAAGGAACCATGGGGCATATGTGGAGATTGAAGTCTCATTAACTAAGTGATTCTTATCATCTCTTTCATTTTATGGTAAGTCAGACACGTATCGGATGTTGCTTCAATTGTGCTAGTGACCTTCTCCTTGCTGAATGAAGAATGCTTCTTGGTGCAGGGAGACAGGGAATGTCTGATCAGGCTTCTATTGAAATGTGCCGTTGATTTGGTGTTGTGACGAAGCTATATATGTTGCTCGTGGAGTAGATTGAGATTTGAAACAGAAGTATATGACTTATTTCCTAGAATTTTCACAGTATCATTACCAATTTTATATATACTGTCAAGTGCTGACGAATACCAGGAATTTAAGTTGCCTGGCTGATGGTTTATGGAAGTCCTAGATGGATATTCTTTGAGATTGGCTGCATGATGGTACTGCATATGTGAGCATAGGCAAAATCCCTTTAGTACCTATCAAGTGCAGGGGCCGTGAGCAAATGGTTTTATTTGGTGGAAGATCTGCCTGGCCATAACTCAGGTATCAAGCATCATATATAGAGCCACAATGGAGGAAGTGGTGTGCAATAGAAACCATGCCTTTGTTGTATTTGAATCTGAAATGACGAGGATCTTGCATACTTTTTATTGCTGTTGTTTCACTTTATATGAGGTAGAGGTTATATATGTAATAAcccagttttttttttaaaaaaaaaaataataataacagaggaggaggaagactcctagccggagtcttctttcttcccatctccggcaaaatcggatcgatagagtccgattaggggtaggaaatcacctctataaaatcctctttctctcttctaaagCTAGCCATGACGAGCATcagatttcttcttttatttttctcgaatttttccGTCGAAGtcgcggatgtcctcatcgtgttcatctcaaatactcaccgaagacctcaccggagtcgtaGGTaagcccttcttctctttcctctcttccttccccttctttccgTAGCTCGCACACCCTTGCCTGCCGTCGGGATCGTCGGAAAAACTCATGAAAAAGGTAAGACcttgttttgctctgttcggtcgagccatctccctcccttttccNNNNNNNNNNNNNNNNNNNNNNNNNNNNNNNNNNNNNNNNNNNNNNNNNNNNNNNNNNNNNNNNNNNNNNNNNNNNNNNNNNNNNNNNNNNNNNNNNNNNTCAgttgggcagtgcagtactagcttgcctatacagagctatgtatcggggttcttatgctgatcagagcgagattggtggttatcttatattattacaggtatgtgaattaatttttttttaatatttaattatattttatattggatatatatttttaattttgaaatttacagatagattgggtatgggagcgtatgccgactatcagtccattacgacgacagttgctcgagatgccatcagagcagcaggatcctgatgttccattcagactagacggaccattgggatacaggtatcgaaaatttttttttttattttaaatttattattttaaatttatttaatattaatacattgtgaaacagatggaacattgcattcaacattcatcacgt
Coding sequences within it:
- the LOC140858420 gene encoding uncharacterized protein, giving the protein MSTGRRLIKNRSLTVLLRRPSPSRHVSTAATSAPPAAAGDGGGGHHGEDHRLRSLATAQTPSDALLAFRSLDPSLRRTSHCNDLLRSLLRSGDPGHRAEALALLRNMLRPDSTWPPDRVTCSILFFNLSKRSQPVEDESLDFVVQMAKRGIFRSDAFQFTELVNKLCYGGGTARAWDFVHAVKNAGGAIETPVCNALLAGLARDREFQKMNLFFSEMKDMGVRPNVVTFGILINHLCKSRRLDEALKMLDVMTMPDSEVSPDPVTFNTIIDGLCKVGRLDDALALLDRMRIRHGCSANTVTYNSLIDGLCKAGKMDEAHELVARMEREGVPPSVVTLNTLVSGMCRHGRLGSALDFFRQKRHTWADVRGNAVTYSTLISAFLHSNNVGKAMDLFDEMVGEGYSPDSVIYFTLISGLSQIGRLEDACSIVSSMKKNGFQLDTKSYNILISGFCKKKKLDKACDMLQEMEEAGLRPDVFTYNTLIAASCKAGDFPAVDQLLNKMVDDGCKPSVVTYGALIHGYCKAGNLDEALKNFQNMDTAGVPPNTVIYNSLIDSLCKDRKIDIAISLMDEMQKKGVPPDVITYNAIFKGLCDSNMSDKAFELMDRMRQEGCNPDYVTMDILTEWLSAIGEMERLRCFVNGKGIAISQK